The following coding sequences are from one Candidatus Zixiibacteriota bacterium window:
- a CDS encoding DoxX family protein, producing the protein MSNTVLSWLLDKKQDRYRRAQVDLGLLVLRVGLGLMMAFSHGWGKLIGFAERSESFSDPLGVGSALSLGLTVFAEFFCALAILLGLLTRAAAIPLIVTMMVAAFVVHGADPWAKKEFAMLYLVPLLTILMAGPGKYSLDHKLFGGSDRQT; encoded by the coding sequence GTGAGCAACACTGTTTTGAGTTGGCTGCTGGATAAAAAGCAGGATCGCTATCGTCGGGCGCAGGTGGATTTGGGGCTGCTGGTGCTCCGAGTAGGTTTGGGATTGATGATGGCCTTCAGTCATGGTTGGGGGAAGTTGATCGGATTTGCCGAGAGGTCAGAAAGCTTTTCGGACCCACTGGGGGTTGGTTCGGCGCTGTCTCTGGGACTGACTGTATTCGCCGAGTTTTTCTGTGCTCTGGCCATACTGTTGGGCCTGCTTACCAGGGCGGCAGCTATTCCCTTGATCGTGACCATGATGGTCGCCGCCTTTGTTGTCCACGGCGCTGATCCCTGGGCTAAGAAGGAGTTCGCGATGCTCTATCTGGTGCCTCTGCTGACTATTCTGATGGCCGGACCGGGGAAGTACTCGCTGGATCACAAGCTCTTTGGTGGCAGTGATCGGCAAACCTGA
- a CDS encoding GNAT family N-acetyltransferase, with translation MMERNQMRDLEFIRSLERIEVAAWSDFHRAATVEVAVACGVDLLPIDNVCAAAASKVNVLAFNRVIGLGLRAPTSTSDLFALIAQYKQRGVPRFFIQACLPVVGPGLVASIEEAGLYHYNNWVKLYRAAEPIPKFTSDLEVLQITTEHAEAFGQIVVDSFEWPQPLVPWVASSIGRPGWRHYIAFDGDTPVATAAAFFQEECAWIDFAATLPDYRGRGGQAALLAQRAIDATDLGCKWLVVETAEQTAEQSAPSYRNMVRYGFEVAYIRPNYLFTADTI, from the coding sequence ATGATGGAACGTAACCAGATGCGCGACCTGGAATTCATCCGAAGTCTTGAGCGAATTGAGGTAGCAGCCTGGTCGGATTTCCACCGGGCGGCCACGGTCGAAGTAGCAGTTGCATGCGGTGTGGACCTGCTGCCCATAGACAACGTCTGTGCCGCGGCTGCGTCGAAAGTCAATGTCCTCGCTTTCAACCGCGTGATAGGGCTTGGGCTTAGAGCACCGACATCGACATCCGATCTGTTCGCGTTGATCGCCCAATACAAGCAGCGCGGCGTACCACGATTCTTCATCCAGGCATGTCTTCCGGTGGTGGGACCTGGTTTGGTCGCGTCTATCGAGGAAGCCGGGCTTTATCATTATAACAACTGGGTAAAACTGTACCGCGCTGCCGAGCCTATTCCCAAATTCACAAGCGATCTCGAAGTTCTGCAGATCACCACCGAACATGCCGAGGCTTTCGGACAGATAGTAGTGGATAGTTTCGAGTGGCCGCAGCCGTTGGTGCCTTGGGTGGCGTCATCGATTGGTCGTCCCGGATGGCGGCATTATATCGCGTTTGACGGTGACACGCCGGTGGCCACGGCGGCTGCGTTCTTTCAAGAGGAATGTGCCTGGATTGACTTCGCTGCGACCTTGCCGGATTACCGCGGACGCGGCGGGCAGGCGGCTCTGCTGGCGCAGCGGGCGATAGATGCAACCGACCTTGGCTGTAAGTGGTTAGTGGTTGAAACCGCCGAACAGACGGCTGAACAATCGGCGCCGTCGTATCGTAATATGGTACGCTACGGATTCGAGGTAGCCTATATCCGCCCAAACTACCTGTTTACCGCCGACACGATCTGA